The Primulina eburnea isolate SZY01 chromosome 8, ASM2296580v1, whole genome shotgun sequence genome contains a region encoding:
- the LOC140838739 gene encoding probable alpha,alpha-trehalose-phosphate synthase [UDP-forming] 7, translated as MLSRSYTNLMDLAYGNFPVMSPERKRLPSVMTVAGVVSELDDDQANSVSSDAAISVAADRVIIVANQLPIKAKRRPDNKAWSLSWDEDSLLLHIKDGLPVDTEVLYIGSLKVEVEPSEQDEVAQLLLDRFKCVAAFLPLDILSKYYHGFCKQYLWPQFHYMLPYAASHGGRFDRSWWEAYVAANKIFSHKVIEVINPDDDYVWIHDYHLMVLPSFLRRSFNRLRMGFFLHSPFPSSEIYRTIPVREEILKSLLNADLIGFHTFDYARHFLSCCSRMLGLDYQSKRGSIGLDYYGRTVGIKIMPVGIHMQQIETVLNKANKEWMVGELRQQFKGKTILLGVDDMDIFKGVNLKLLAMEQMLKQHPKWRGRAVLVQIANPARGKGKDLEEIKVEIHASCKRINDTFGQPGYEPIVYIDKLVSPTERAAYYFIAECVVVTAVRDGMNLTPYEYVVCRQGISEDESSSSSPKKSMLVVSEFIGCSPSLSGAIRVNPWNTEATAEALNEAISMADVEKQLRHEKHYKYISTHDVAYWSQSFFQDLERTCKDHFRRRCWGVGLSFGFRVVALDPNFKKLTIDAILSAYSSAKIRAIFLDYDGTIIPQTTINKNPSREVISIINTLCGDDKNTVFLVSGRGKDSLGKWFSPCKNLGIAAEHGYFLRWSADKEWETCGHSTDLGWLQIAEPVMNQYTEATDGSYIEAKESAIVWHHRDADPGFGSCQSKEMLDHLESVLANEPVAVKSGQFIVEVKPQGFSKGLVAEKIFTSMAENGQQADFVLCIGDDRSDEEMFEMIGDAVNKGVLSSNTSVFACTVGQKPSKAKYYLDDTVEVIAMLEALAEKSVPLPPIASMHALQISS; from the exons ATGTTATCTAGGTCGTATACTAACCTAATGGATTTAGCGTATGGGAATTTCCCGGTGATGAGTCCTGAAAGAAAGCGCTTACCTAGTGTGATGACTGTTGCCGGGGTTGTTTCAGAGCTTGATGATGATCAAGCTAATAGTGTTTCTTCGGATGCTGCGATATCTGTTGCTGCAGATCGAGTTATTATTGTAGCGAATCAGCTTCCAATCAAAGCTAAGCGAAGGCCAGATAATAAGGCATGGAGCTTAAGTTGGGATGAAGATTCTTTATTGTTGCACATAAAGGATGGTTTACCTGTTGATACGGAAGTCCTATATATTGGGTCATTGAAGGTTGAGGTTGAGCCCAGTGAACAAGATGAAGTAGCACAATTGTTATTGGACAGGTTTAAGTGTGTTGCAGCCTTTCTTCCTCTGGACATTTTGTCCAAGTATTATCATGGATTTTGTAAGCAGTATTTGTGGCCACAATTTCATTATATGCTTCCATATGCTGCAAGTCATGGAGGTCGATTTGATCGCTCATGGTGGGAAGCTTATGTTGCTGCAAACAAGATTTTCTCGCATAAGGTGATCGAGGTAATAAATCCAGATGATGACTATGTTTGGATTCATGATTATCATCTGATGGTTTTGCCAAGCTTCTTGCGGAGGTCTTTCAACAGGCTAAGAATGGGATTCTTCCTTCATAGCCCTTTCCCTTCATCAGAAATATACCGGACTATACCTGTGAGGGAAGAAATTTTAAAGTCATTACTGAATGCTGACCTCATCGGTTTTCACACATTTGATTATGCGAGACATTTCCTTTCTTGTTGCAGCCGTATGCTTGGTTTGGACTATCAGTCAAAAAGGGGCTCTATTGGTTTGGATTACTATGGAAGAACAGTTGGAATAAAAATCATGCCAGTGGGGATTCATATGCAACAGATCGAGACTGTTCTCAATAAGGCTAATAAGGAGTGGATGGTTGGGGAGCTCAGGCAACAGTTTAAAGGAAAAACTATATTGCTTGGAGTTGACGACATGGATATATTTAAAGGTGTCAATTTGAAACTCTTGGCTATGGAACAAATGTTGAAGCAGCATCCAAAGTGGCGAGGGAGGGCAGTGCTGGTACAGATTGCAAATCCGGCGAGGGGGAAGGGTAAGGATCTTGAGGAAATAAAAGTTGAAATTCATGCTAGCTGTAAAAGGATCAACGATACTTTTGGACAGCCTGGTTATGAACCGATTGTTTATATCGACAAACTTGTTTCGCCAACTGAACGAGCTGCATATTACTTTATAGCTGAGTGTGTGGTCGTTACAGCTGTACGTGATGGAATGAATCTTACACCATATGAGTATGTGGTATGTCGACAAGGCATCTCTGAGGATGAATCTAGCTCAAGTTCTCCGAAGAAGAGCATGCTAGTTGTGTCTGAATTTATTGGATGCTCCCCATCACTGAGTGGAGCTATCAGAGTCAATCCATGGAATACAGAAGCGACTGCTGAAGCATTGAATGAAGCAATTTCCATGGCTGATGTAGAGAAACAGTTGCGACACGAGAAACACTACAAGTACATCAGCACGCATGACGTGGCTTATTGGTCTCAAAGCTTCTTCCAAGATTTAGAGAGAACTTGTAAAGACCATTTCAGGCGGCGCTGCTGGGGAGTTGGTTTGAGCTTTGGTTTCAGAGTTGTAGCTCTTGAtcctaattttaaaaaactcaCCATTGATGCCATTTTGTCTGCTTATTCAAGTGCCAAAATCAGGGCAATATTCTTGGACTATGATGGTACTATCATACCTCAAACAACAATCAATAAGAATCCAAGCCGGGAAGTCATTTCAATCATCAATACACTATGTGGTGATGATAAAAACACTGTATTCCTTGTTAGTGGGCGAGGAAAGGATAGTTTAGGCAAATGGTTCTCTCCTTGCAAAAATCTTGGTATTGCGGCAGAACATGGATACTTTTTGAG ATGGTCTGCTGATAAAGAATGGGAGACTTGCGGTCATAGCACTGATTTGGGTTGGCTCCAGATTGCAGAGCCTGTGATGAATCAATATACAGAAGCTACAGATGGCTCCTATATTGAAGCAAAAGAGAGTGCGATCGTTTGGCATCATCGAGATGCAGATCCTGGTTTTGGATCCTGCCAATCTAAGGAAATGTTAGACCACCTTGAAAGTGTGCTAGCTAATGAGCCTGTCGCTGTAAAAAGCGGTCAGTTCATTGTTGAAGTGAAGCCCCAG GGGTTTAGTAAAGGTTTAGTTGCAGAAAAGATCTTCACATCCATGGCTGAAAATGGACAGCAGGCTGATTTTGTTCTATGCATTGGTGATGATAGATCTGACGAAGAAATGTTTGAGATGATCGGAGATGCAGTAAACAAAGGTGTTCTTTCATCCAATACTTCAGTTTTTGCCTGCACCGTTGGACAGAAACCAAGTAAAGCCAAGTATTATTTAGATGACACAGTGGAAGTCATCGCCATGCTCGAAGCTCTAGCTGAAAAGTCTGTGCCCCTACCACCTATAGCGAGTATGCATGCTCTTCAGATTTCTTCTTGA